The Fervidobacterium pennivorans DNA segment GTGCTACATGCGATTGGTCATGGAATATACTGTGAGATAAGAGATAAAAATACACCTGTAGAACTCTCTGAAGACGATGTAAAAAAACTCGCAAGCGAAATGAGAAAATGGGTTGAAGCCAACATAAGATTTAAAAAGACGGAATTACAGAAAAGCGAAGCAATTCAACTTTTTGCTTCAGCAGAAATGGAGGATAAGGTAAAACTCCTGAAGTATAGAAAGAAAAAAACAGTGAAGGTTTACGAGGCGGATGGACATTTTGACTATTTCTATGGTTACATGCCACCGTCCACAGGGTACCTGAAGTGGTTCGACATTGTCAAATACGAACAAGGATTTGTCCTTCTTTTGCCTGTGGTTAAAGACGGAAATGTTTCAGTACCTGCGTTTAAACCGCTACCAAAACTATCTGCCGTCTTTCTTGAATACTCGAGATGGCTCGAAATAATGGAGATAAACACCGTTGGAGAACTAAATGAAGTGATTGCAAAAGGCGAACGAGCGGTAACTGATTTAATAATACTTGCAGAAGCACTCCATGAAAAAAGAATAGCTATGATATCTGAAGAGATTAAGAAAAAAGGTAACGTCAGATTGGTGCTTATCGCAGGTCCTTCATCAAGTGGAAAGACAACGTTTTCAAAAAGGTTGATGGTACAACTAAAGGCGAGTGGTTTTAAGCCCGTCACTATATCCTTAGACGACTACTTTGTTGACAGGGAGAAAACACCTCGCGACGAAAATGGTAATTATGATTTTGAAGCACTTGAAGCGATAGATGTTGATTTATTCAACAGAAACTTAGTTGACCTTTTCAATGGCAAAGAAGTTGAAATACCGAAATTCAATTTCGTTATGGGGAAAAGAGAGCCAATGGGAACAAAGATGAAAATAGACAAGGATCAGATAATAATAGTTGAGGGTATACATGGACTCAATCCAAAACTAACAGAACTTGTGCCTGAAGAATTAAAATTCAAAATCTACGCAAGTGCGCTCGCTCAGCTTAACTTGGATAACGTCAATAGATTACACACGACCGATGTGAGGCTTCTAAGAAGAATGGTGAGGGATAGCAAGTTTAGAGGACACGATGCACTTGCAACACTAAGAATGTGGGATAGTGTGAGACGCGGAGAGGAAAGAAACATCTTCCCGTATCAAGAGAATGCAGATGCGATGTTCAATAGCGCACTTATTTACGAAGTGTCTGTTCTCAAAATCTTTGCGGAACCTCTTCTGACGGTAGTTCCCGATGATGTTCCTGAATCAACGGAAGCTAACAGGTTATTGAAGATACTTGATTATTTCTTACCTATCACTAACATAGAAGACATTCCACGAACATCCATTATAAGAGAATTCATAGGTAGGAGCGCATTTAGGTATTAATTTCAAAAAAATTTAAGGAACCTTAGCGAGGTGAGGCTTGTGGAAAACCAACTTGGACCAACTGAAAGAAAATATCTTTTGGCAGTCTACTTAACACTAAACGAAATGGGATGGACCAGGCTGAAAAAGATATCAAACTTTTTAAGAGTTAAGATGCCTTCAGCAAAGCAATTTCTGGAAAGATTAGCAAGTGCAGGTCTACTTTATTACGAACACAGAGGAGGTATTTCTTTAACACCAGAAGGAAAAAGAATAGCTGTTGCAGAAAACGCACGGTTTAATGCCGTTAAGATATTCTTTTGTGAGATTTTACAACTTTCTTCAGAAGAAGCGGATGAAGCAGCATGGAACATATATTTCAACCTAAGTGAAAACACGGTGAATAAATTCTCAGACTTTGCAAGGTTTCTTTTTGAAGACGAAGGAAAAGAAATTGTCGAAAAGTTCAGGAAATTCTTATCACAGCCACGCAAAAAGTTAGCTCCCTGTCCATTAACAATGCATATCTCTGGTGTTGAAAATACCCAAGAGCGAACTAAGGAGGAAGCAGAAAAGTGATGAAGGATGATAAGTTAAACGTTCAAGAACCCGTTGAATACGATATTTTAGTAAAAATAAAAAAAGAAGACGTTCACATCCTAAACTATTTGCTTGAAGCTGAAGATAATGTTATGAACATAAGGAGCTTCGAAGGTGAATATCTCAAAGTCATTGCTACAAAAGACACAGTAGTTGACGCAATCAGGCTTCTTGAAAATGTAAGAAGTTTAGTCGATTTGGAAATCGTAGCGTTAAAACCAAATAACGGAAGTGCTGGATAATAACTTGCGTAAATAATGAAGACCCCAACACGTTTTTCTGTTGTTGGGGTTGTTTTTTGTTAATACTGCACGCTTATAGATTCTTTCAGGGGGGATAGTATGGGGGTTGATTTCCAAGGGCTGAACTTACCTGTTCAATTCAAGGATTACATCTTACGGTCAGTTTCTTTAGATGATATCGAAAAGGCATACTTGATGCGCAAGAAAGTTACTGCAGAAAGCGATACGATACTTTCCGAACCTGACGAGATAACTATGGAAGGAATGACAAATTGGATAAAGAACTGGCTATCAATGGACAACAGGTTGTTTTTAGTTGCTGAATACGCTCATGACATCGTTGGTCAATTGTGGGTGTGGTTTTTGGATAACAAAAAGAAAACAGCGCATGTTGCCGAACTTGGGATGGAGATTATACTAGAACACAGGGGTA contains these protein-coding regions:
- a CDS encoding nucleoside kinase; protein product: MEMLKIYVDGETYEIAQGTTLEQIAKEYEKKTGKMVLGARLNNSIVELFRPIYRSGEVTFITLESQDGMRIYQRGLLFILHAAVRSLFKTYTLKVLHAIGHGIYCEIRDKNTPVELSEDDVKKLASEMRKWVEANIRFKKTELQKSEAIQLFASAEMEDKVKLLKYRKKKTVKVYEADGHFDYFYGYMPPSTGYLKWFDIVKYEQGFVLLLPVVKDGNVSVPAFKPLPKLSAVFLEYSRWLEIMEINTVGELNEVIAKGERAVTDLIILAEALHEKRIAMISEEIKKKGNVRLVLIAGPSSSGKTTFSKRLMVQLKASGFKPVTISLDDYFVDREKTPRDENGNYDFEALEAIDVDLFNRNLVDLFNGKEVEIPKFNFVMGKREPMGTKMKIDKDQIIIVEGIHGLNPKLTELVPEELKFKIYASALAQLNLDNVNRLHTTDVRLLRRMVRDSKFRGHDALATLRMWDSVRRGEERNIFPYQENADAMFNSALIYEVSVLKIFAEPLLTVVPDDVPESTEANRLLKILDYFLPITNIEDIPRTSIIREFIGRSAFRY
- a CDS encoding metal-dependent transcriptional regulator encodes the protein MENQLGPTERKYLLAVYLTLNEMGWTRLKKISNFLRVKMPSAKQFLERLASAGLLYYEHRGGISLTPEGKRIAVAENARFNAVKIFFCEILQLSSEEADEAAWNIYFNLSENTVNKFSDFARFLFEDEGKEIVEKFRKFLSQPRKKLAPCPLTMHISGVENTQERTKEEAEK
- a CDS encoding DUF4911 domain-containing protein, whose amino-acid sequence is MKDDKLNVQEPVEYDILVKIKKEDVHILNYLLEAEDNVMNIRSFEGEYLKVIATKDTVVDAIRLLENVRSLVDLEIVALKPNNGSAG
- a CDS encoding GNAT family N-acetyltransferase, with amino-acid sequence MGVDFQGLNLPVQFKDYILRSVSLDDIEKAYLMRKKVTAESDTILSEPDEITMEGMTNWIKNWLSMDNRLFLVAEYAHDIVGQLWVWFLDNKKKTAHVAELGMEIILEHRGKGLGSKFTELAIDWAKNNGAIRIEAETLEKNIPMRKILEKYGFQLEGKKSCYLKNPYTYENVVIYGKILNEQRCMEQNFQR